A genome region from uncultured Methanobrevibacter sp. includes the following:
- a CDS encoding 3-methyl-2-oxobutanoate dehydrogenase subunit VorB produces MSNQMVKGNTAVIIGAMYAGCDCFFGYPITPASEILHEASKYFPMVGRNFVQAESEEASINMVYGASGTGHRVMTASSGPGISLMQEGFTYLAGAELPAVIVDIMRAGPGLGNIGPEQGDYNQIVKGGGHGNYKNIVLAPNSVQEMCDLTMKAFELADKWRNPVVVLADGTLGQMAEPVEFPKEAIKPEIDESWAVRGNKETMENLITSIFNDFNDLEDFNFKLQEKYAKIDAEEVIVDEYQVDDADIVLVSYGISSRIARSAVDKSREKGLKVGLLRPVTLSPFPTDRIKELADKGVEFISVEMSNGQLLADVQFAALRKEGTHLVNRMGGNLIELKHVLAKIYEIAGLDEEIDTSKRSEEKASPNIID; encoded by the coding sequence ATGAGTAATCAAATGGTGAAAGGAAATACTGCTGTTATCATTGGTGCAATGTATGCGGGATGTGATTGTTTCTTTGGATATCCAATCACCCCTGCAAGTGAAATTTTACACGAAGCATCAAAATATTTCCCAATGGTTGGAAGAAACTTTGTACAGGCTGAAAGTGAAGAAGCATCAATCAATATGGTTTATGGTGCATCAGGAACAGGTCACAGAGTCATGACTGCATCATCAGGACCTGGAATCAGTTTAATGCAAGAAGGATTTACATATCTTGCAGGTGCTGAACTGCCAGCAGTTATTGTAGACATTATGAGAGCAGGGCCTGGACTTGGAAATATCGGACCTGAACAAGGAGACTACAACCAAATTGTTAAAGGAGGAGGTCACGGAAACTATAAAAACATAGTTTTAGCTCCGAACAGCGTTCAGGAAATGTGCGACTTAACCATGAAAGCATTTGAACTTGCAGACAAATGGAGAAATCCTGTTGTCGTATTGGCTGACGGTACATTAGGTCAGATGGCGGAACCTGTTGAGTTTCCAAAAGAAGCAATAAAACCTGAAATCGATGAATCATGGGCAGTAAGAGGAAATAAGGAAACCATGGAAAACCTCATTACTTCAATTTTCAATGACTTTAATGATTTAGAAGACTTCAACTTCAAGCTTCAGGAAAAATATGCAAAAATTGATGCAGAAGAAGTTATTGTTGACGAATATCAAGTTGACGATGCAGACATCGTTCTGGTTTCATACGGTATAAGCAGCCGTATTGCTAGATCTGCTGTTGACAAAAGCCGTGAAAAAGGCTTGAAAGTCGGACTTTTAAGACCAGTTACGTTATCACCTTTCCCGACTGACAGAATCAAGGAACTGGCCGATAAAGGCGTTGAATTCATATCCGTTGAAATGAGTAACGGTCAGCTCCTGGCAGATGTTCAGTTTGCGGCTTTAAGAAAAGAAGGAACCCATCTTGTAAACAGAATGGGAGGAAACCTTATTGAACTTAAACATGTGCTTGCAAAAATATATGAAATAGCAGGTTTGGACGAAGAAATAGACACTTCAAAAAGAAGTGAAGAGAAAGCCAGCCCGAATATAATTGATTAA
- a CDS encoding 2-oxoacid:acceptor oxidoreductase family protein — MSEQLNKDYEEQIRRNPQSLLEEYPRKGTNIQSTHYCAGCGHGIIHKLIAECMDELGIQERCVMISPVGCSVYAYFYFNCGNFQTAHGRAPAVATGISRAEDNAIVMSYQGDGDLASIGLNETLQAANRGEKIAVFFVNNTVYGMTGGQMAPTTLIGEKTVTCQTGRDPDYAGHPTHMCELINTLKAPVFIERVSLANPLKIRLAKYAIKQALTVQKEGKGYSFVEILSPCPTNLKQDVKRAQEFIENQMEKEFPVKNFRNNLYTKEPVERPASDFSTESLDKIFNVNREEGAGYVDDEIEPVSIKVSGFGGQGVLSAGLTIAQAACAEGKHVSWYPSYGPEQRGGKSNCSVVISNETIGTPVVDDIDILIALNKPSLEQFSQDVKEGGTILYDAHIGEFETDRNVKVIAMPCVDIAEEHGNARTANTALLGALTELGDVLKRESYENAIREMFASKPKVIDVNIDVLKAGAEWIKNNS; from the coding sequence ATGAGTGAACAATTAAATAAAGATTATGAAGAACAGATACGTAGAAATCCACAATCCCTTTTAGAAGAGTATCCTAGAAAAGGAACAAATATTCAATCCACTCACTACTGTGCCGGTTGTGGACACGGTATCATACACAAATTAATTGCAGAATGTATGGATGAACTTGGAATACAGGAAAGATGCGTTATGATTTCTCCTGTAGGATGTTCAGTATATGCTTACTTCTACTTTAACTGTGGAAACTTCCAGACAGCTCACGGCAGAGCACCTGCAGTAGCTACAGGTATTTCAAGAGCTGAAGACAATGCAATTGTAATGAGCTATCAGGGAGATGGAGATTTAGCTTCAATCGGTTTAAACGAAACTCTACAGGCTGCAAACCGTGGAGAAAAAATTGCAGTATTTTTCGTAAACAACACAGTTTACGGAATGACCGGTGGTCAGATGGCTCCGACAACACTGATCGGTGAAAAAACAGTTACCTGTCAGACCGGAAGAGATCCTGACTATGCAGGACACCCTACCCACATGTGCGAGTTAATCAATACCTTAAAAGCACCTGTATTTATTGAAAGGGTTTCCCTTGCAAATCCATTGAAAATCAGACTTGCAAAATATGCAATCAAACAGGCACTGACCGTTCAGAAAGAAGGAAAAGGATATTCATTCGTTGAGATTTTATCCCCATGCCCTACCAACTTAAAACAGGACGTTAAACGTGCACAGGAATTTATTGAAAATCAGATGGAAAAGGAATTCCCTGTTAAAAACTTCAGAAATAACTTATACACAAAAGAACCTGTCGAAAGACCTGCAAGTGACTTTTCAACAGAATCATTAGACAAAATCTTTAATGTTAACCGTGAAGAAGGCGCAGGTTATGTTGATGATGAAATCGAACCTGTAAGCATCAAGGTTTCAGGATTCGGTGGTCAGGGAGTTTTAAGTGCAGGACTTACCATAGCTCAGGCAGCATGTGCTGAAGGAAAACATGTTTCATGGTATCCTAGCTACGGACCTGAACAGAGAGGAGGAAAATCCAACTGTTCTGTTGTAATTTCAAACGAAACAATCGGAACTCCTGTAGTTGACGACATTGACATTCTTATTGCTTTAAACAAACCTTCACTTGAACAGTTCTCACAGGACGTTAAGGAAGGCGGAACAATACTCTACGATGCACATATCGGAGAGTTTGAAACAGACAGAAACGTTAAAGTCATTGCTATGCCATGTGTAGATATTGCTGAAGAACATGGAAATGCAAGAACTGCAAACACCGCCCTTTTAGGTGCCTTAACCGAATTGGGAGATGTCCTAAAACGTGAATCCTACGAAAACGCTATCCGTGAAATGTTTGCTTCCAAACCTAAAGTCATTGATGTAAACATTGATGTTCTAAAAGCAGGAGCAGAATGGATTAAAAACAATTCTTAA
- the gatD gene encoding Glu-tRNA(Gln) amidotransferase subunit GatD, translating into MTYKENSEKYIENYGLSIGDTIKINKEDITYTGILLDRPEDADDGYLVIKLSSGYNIGVAIDDTTAELVEKGDKPKIGYDSEDIPTDPDKQNISVISTGGTVSSVIDYRTGAVHPKFTASDLVKANPELLDYANYNVKALYNILSEDMKPEYWVKAAEEIANDISEGADGVVIAHGTDTMHYTSAALSFMLKTPVPIIITGAQRSSDRPSSDANINLIDSVIAAKSDIAEVCVCMHGSLNDRYTYLHKGTKVRKMHTSRRDTFRSINAQPIAKIENKKVSILNDYDYTKRGANELDVNTSIEEKVGLIKSFPGISNDYIEYHIDKGYKGLVIEGTGLGHVPNELIDSFKRAQDENIPVVMTSQCLYGRVNMNVYSTGRNIIDAGVISGRDMTPETTYVKLCWALGQSDNYDEVKKIMQTNIAGEFSEKSSIRDFLN; encoded by the coding sequence ATGACATATAAAGAAAATAGTGAAAAATATATTGAAAATTACGGTTTAAGTATAGGAGATACCATTAAAATCAACAAAGAGGATATCACCTATACAGGCATTTTACTTGACAGACCTGAAGATGCAGATGACGGATATCTGGTTATCAAACTGTCAAGCGGATATAACATTGGTGTTGCAATTGATGACACCACCGCAGAACTTGTCGAAAAAGGAGATAAACCAAAAATAGGTTATGACTCAGAAGATATTCCAACAGATCCAGACAAGCAAAACATCTCAGTAATATCAACCGGTGGAACAGTATCTTCCGTTATTGACTACCGTACCGGAGCGGTACACCCTAAATTTACAGCTTCAGACCTGGTTAAGGCAAATCCGGAACTCTTGGATTATGCAAACTACAACGTTAAGGCTTTGTATAATATCTTAAGTGAAGACATGAAACCTGAATACTGGGTTAAGGCTGCTGAAGAAATAGCAAATGACATTTCTGAGGGTGCAGATGGTGTTGTTATAGCTCACGGTACAGATACAATGCACTACACTTCAGCCGCATTGAGTTTCATGCTTAAAACTCCTGTTCCAATTATCATTACAGGAGCACAGAGAAGTTCAGACAGACCTTCAAGTGATGCAAACATCAATTTAATCGATTCTGTTATTGCTGCAAAATCAGACATTGCAGAAGTCTGCGTATGTATGCACGGAAGCTTAAATGACAGATACACATACCTCCACAAAGGAACAAAAGTAAGAAAAATGCACACTTCAAGAAGAGACACCTTCAGAAGCATCAACGCTCAGCCAATAGCTAAAATCGAAAATAAAAAAGTCAGTATCCTTAATGATTATGACTATACCAAACGCGGAGCAAATGAACTGGATGTAAATACTTCCATTGAAGAGAAAGTAGGACTCATCAAGAGTTTCCCTGGAATTTCAAATGATTACATTGAATATCACATTGACAAAGGATATAAAGGTCTTGTCATTGAAGGAACAGGTCTCGGACATGTACCAAATGAACTGATTGATTCATTTAAAAGAGCTCAGGATGAAAACATTCCTGTCGTCATGACTTCACAGTGTCTTTACGGAAGAGTCAACATGAACGTTTACTCTACCGGACGTAACATTATTGATGCAGGAGTAATTTCAGGCCGTGACATGACCCCTGAGACAACCTATGTCAAATTATGCTGGGCATTAGGTCAAAGTGACAATTATGATGAAGTTAAAAAGATTATGCAGACAAATATTGCAGGTGAGTTTTCTGAAAAATCCTCAATCAGGGATTTCTTGAATTAA
- the gatE gene encoding Glu-tRNA(Gln) amidotransferase subunit GatE, translating to MDYDYEKLGLKMGLEIHQQLNSQHKLFCPCKTELVDDDFDELVQRKLRPTQSELGEIDRAALQESLRGLNFKYENFEKHTCLVENDDEPPHSLNEEALDICITIACLMNMHIVDEFHTMRKQVIDGSNTGGFQRTGMVATDGYLETPYGKVIIESLGLEEDAARRVETKDGFTEFRLDRLGIPLAEITTDPSMHHPDQVREVAYMLGQILRSTNVKRGLGTIRQDLNISIAEGARVEIKGVQDLDLMSEIVNREVQRQLELIDIKKQLKERNAEVLEEIHDLDELFEDTESKILKSAETIKAVVLKGFDGQIGREVQPGRRFGTEIASYAKKRGVSGIFHSDELPAYGITQEEVDKVNDFLNIGEEDAFIIVAHDEDIAVSALEEVKRRANLGLEGVVEETRKALDDGNTEYMRPLPTANRMYLETDIPLFKITSERIEPIANNLPELPDVKQARIIEEYKLSEDLATQLVKRQEADMFEAILADVKVDATPVASLLAYDLREIKREGHDINILTLDHFKGIFTLLAEGKIAKDSVRKLAIETIKAPDTDIAEIAEKSNLVMMSEDDVAKIIAGIVADNEGMVKERQMGAMGPLMGMCMKQLKGKADGGMVNKIVREEIQKLI from the coding sequence ATGGATTATGATTATGAAAAATTAGGATTGAAAATGGGACTTGAAATTCACCAGCAGCTGAACAGTCAGCATAAGCTATTCTGTCCATGTAAAACTGAACTTGTTGATGATGATTTTGATGAACTCGTTCAAAGGAAATTAAGGCCAACCCAGTCAGAGCTTGGTGAAATCGACCGTGCGGCACTGCAGGAATCATTAAGAGGATTAAATTTCAAATATGAAAACTTTGAAAAACATACCTGTCTTGTTGAAAACGATGACGAACCGCCTCACAGCTTAAATGAAGAAGCTTTAGACATCTGTATAACTATCGCATGTCTTATGAACATGCACATTGTTGATGAATTCCATACAATGCGTAAACAGGTTATTGACGGAAGTAACACCGGAGGGTTCCAGAGAACAGGTATGGTTGCAACCGACGGTTATCTTGAAACCCCATACGGAAAAGTTATTATTGAAAGTTTAGGTCTTGAAGAAGATGCTGCAAGAAGAGTTGAAACCAAAGACGGATTTACTGAATTCAGACTTGACCGTTTAGGAATTCCTCTTGCTGAAATTACAACAGACCCTTCAATGCACCATCCAGACCAGGTTAGAGAAGTAGCTTACATGCTCGGACAGATTTTAAGAAGTACCAACGTTAAAAGAGGACTCGGTACAATCAGACAGGATTTAAACATTTCCATTGCAGAAGGTGCACGTGTGGAAATCAAAGGTGTTCAGGACTTAGATTTAATGTCTGAAATCGTCAACCGTGAAGTTCAAAGACAGCTGGAATTAATCGATATTAAAAAACAGCTCAAAGAAAGAAATGCTGAAGTTTTAGAAGAGATTCATGATTTGGATGAACTTTTCGAAGATACAGAATCCAAAATCCTAAAGTCTGCTGAAACAATTAAAGCAGTTGTACTGAAAGGATTTGACGGGCAAATCGGTCGTGAAGTACAGCCTGGAAGAAGATTTGGAACTGAAATTGCAAGTTATGCTAAAAAACGTGGAGTTTCAGGAATTTTCCACTCAGACGAACTGCCTGCATACGGAATCACCCAGGAAGAAGTTGACAAAGTAAATGACTTCTTAAACATTGGTGAGGAAGATGCATTCATCATTGTAGCTCACGACGAGGACATTGCAGTATCCGCTTTAGAAGAAGTCAAAAGAAGAGCTAACTTAGGTCTTGAAGGTGTTGTTGAAGAGACAAGAAAAGCACTTGATGACGGTAACACAGAATACATGAGACCACTTCCTACTGCAAACAGGATGTATCTGGAAACTGACATTCCACTCTTTAAGATTACCTCTGAGCGAATTGAACCGATAGCTAATAATTTACCTGAACTTCCTGACGTAAAACAGGCAAGAATCATTGAAGAGTACAAGTTAAGTGAAGACTTGGCAACTCAGCTTGTCAAAAGGCAGGAAGCAGACATGTTTGAAGCTATTTTAGCTGACGTTAAGGTAGATGCTACACCTGTCGCTTCACTTCTCGCATATGATCTCAGAGAAATCAAAAGGGAAGGCCACGACATTAACATATTAACCTTAGATCACTTCAAAGGCATTTTCACATTACTGGCTGAAGGCAAAATTGCAAAGGACAGCGTCCGTAAACTTGCCATTGAAACTATAAAAGCACCGGACACAGACATAGCTGAAATCGCTGAGAAAAGCAATCTTGTCATGATGAGCGAAGATGATGTTGCAAAAATCATTGCCGGAATTGTAGCAGACAATGAAGGAATGGTTAAGGAACGTCAGATGGGTGCAATGGGTCCTTTAATGGGAATGTGCATGAAACAGCTTAAAGGAAAAGCTGACGGCGGTATGGTTAACAAAATCGTACGTGAAGAAATTCAAAAATTAATATAA
- a CDS encoding helix-turn-helix domain-containing protein yields the protein MNEYNKDIGNRIRELRELSDITIKEIADNLNIKQETYIQYENGEVDIPASFLYELAHIFKVDLGLLLTGEESRMSIFDVTRADKGVSVDRRKEYTHQNLCSNFIHKQAETFLVTVDPEKNPVPSLNSHPGQEFNYVLEGSLKIYIHNNEIILNEGDSIFFDSAHRHAMVALNDKPAKFLAVII from the coding sequence ATGAATGAATACAACAAAGATATTGGAAATAGAATTAGAGAACTACGCGAACTTTCAGATATTACAATTAAAGAAATTGCAGACAACTTGAACATTAAACAAGAAACTTACATCCAATATGAAAACGGTGAAGTAGACATTCCGGCAAGCTTTTTATATGAACTTGCACACATCTTTAAAGTTGATTTAGGATTATTACTGACCGGTGAAGAAAGCAGAATGAGCATCTTTGATGTTACCCGTGCAGACAAAGGGGTTTCAGTTGACAGAAGAAAAGAATATACACACCAAAACCTATGTTCTAATTTCATTCACAAACAGGCTGAAACATTCCTTGTAACAGTGGATCCTGAAAAAAATCCTGTGCCTTCACTTAATTCACACCCCGGTCAGGAATTCAACTATGTTTTAGAAGGTTCCTTAAAAATATATATTCACAATAACGAAATTATCTTAAACGAAGGAGATTCCATCTTTTTCGATTCAGCACACAGACACGCTATGGTAGCGCTTAACGACAAACCCGCTAAATTTTTAGCAGTAATCATATAA
- a CDS encoding AMP-binding protein, translating into MTSVIADFVERVDFDSYEDFYKNFKLTYEEDYNFGFDVVDKYAEIDPEKIALIWTNDYDEEHTFTFKEMKEYSNKAANLFKRLGIKKGDCVMLTLKNRYEWWFCMVALHKIGAIAIPGTHMLKLHDIDFRIKEANVKMVISVEEDSLLPDYEEAEKSLGIDLKKLVIETDRDGWINFNEAIEKESDIFERPTGEDKTYAEEIFLIYFTSGTSGLPKMVSHKHTYSLGHIPTAKYWHNVVEDGIHHTSADTGWGKAVWGNLYGQWIAGTGIFIYDYERFNGIKLLEKIIEYKVDTFCAPPTIYRFIIKENIEGYDLSNLKYVTTAGEPLPPEVAEKFRELSGLTIKEGFGQTETTLSIGTFIWLDAKPASLGKPSPLFDLRLLDEDHNRVEIGDEGELCFKMNDGPNPGLFKDYVNDEEKYKKQIHHGYYHCGDTAWVDEDGYVHFVGRNDDIIKSSGYRIGPYEVESAVLSHEAVSNCAITGYPDEVRGQIVKATIILQPGFEPSDSLTKDIQNHVKRVTAPYKYPRMIEYVDEIPETISGKIRRVEIRENDNKN; encoded by the coding sequence ATGACATCAGTAATAGCAGATTTTGTAGAAAGAGTTGACTTTGACTCTTATGAAGATTTTTATAAAAATTTTAAATTAACCTATGAAGAGGATTATAACTTCGGATTCGATGTAGTCGACAAATATGCCGAAATAGATCCGGAAAAGATAGCTTTAATATGGACCAACGACTACGACGAAGAGCACACCTTCACTTTCAAGGAAATGAAAGAATATTCAAATAAAGCTGCAAACTTATTTAAACGTCTTGGAATTAAAAAAGGCGATTGTGTAATGCTTACCTTGAAAAACAGATATGAATGGTGGTTCTGTATGGTTGCATTACATAAAATCGGTGCAATAGCAATACCTGGAACCCATATGTTAAAACTTCACGATATTGACTTTAGAATAAAAGAAGCTAATGTTAAAATGGTAATATCCGTAGAGGAAGATTCATTATTGCCTGATTACGAGGAAGCTGAAAAATCATTAGGAATTGATTTGAAAAAATTAGTTATAGAAACCGATAGGGACGGTTGGATAAACTTCAATGAAGCAATTGAAAAGGAAAGTGACATATTTGAAAGGCCAACCGGTGAAGACAAGACCTATGCTGAAGAGATTTTCCTAATTTATTTCACATCAGGAACAAGCGGACTTCCAAAAATGGTTTCACACAAGCATACCTACTCCTTAGGACATATCCCAACCGCAAAATATTGGCATAACGTTGTTGAAGACGGAATACACCATACTTCAGCTGATACCGGATGGGGAAAGGCAGTATGGGGAAATCTGTACGGACAATGGATTGCAGGAACCGGAATATTCATCTATGACTATGAAAGATTCAACGGAATCAAACTGCTTGAAAAGATTATCGAATACAAAGTGGATACATTCTGTGCTCCTCCGACAATTTACAGATTCATCATTAAGGAAAATATCGAAGGATATGACTTATCAAACTTAAAATATGTAACAACTGCAGGAGAACCACTTCCTCCTGAAGTAGCTGAAAAATTCAGAGAACTGTCCGGATTGACCATCAAAGAAGGATTTGGTCAGACCGAAACCACATTATCAATCGGAACATTCATATGGCTGGATGCAAAACCTGCTTCATTAGGTAAGCCTTCCCCATTATTCGATTTAAGACTTCTTGATGAAGACCACAACAGAGTGGAAATCGGTGATGAAGGAGAGTTATGTTTCAAAATGAATGACGGTCCAAATCCAGGATTATTTAAAGACTATGTAAATGATGAGGAAAAATACAAAAAGCAAATCCATCACGGATACTACCACTGCGGAGATACCGCATGGGTGGATGAAGACGGATACGTTCACTTTGTCGGAAGAAATGACGATATAATCAAATCCTCAGGATACCGTATCGGACCGTATGAAGTTGAAAGTGCAGTACTGTCACATGAAGCGGTTTCAAACTGTGCAATTACTGGTTATCCGGATGAAGTCAGAGGTCAAATCGTAAAGGCAACAATTATCCTGCAGCCAGGATTTGAACCTTCAGATTCACTTACAAAAGACATTCAAAATCATGTTAAAAGAGTTACAGCTCCTTATAAATATCCGAGAATGATTGAATATGTTGATGAAATACCTGAAACAATCAGCGGAAAAATAAGAAGAGTTGAAATCAGAGAAAACGATAATAAAAATTAA
- a CDS encoding 4Fe-4S dicluster domain-containing protein, translating to MTEEISYPVINKEICKGCMRCIVGCPQNAILLSEEMNNAGYQFAYYSGNGCTGCKDCYFTCPEPLGLEVHQVKNIVNDSVAKMIKAKVANQGGN from the coding sequence ATGACAGAAGAGATATCTTATCCAGTTATCAATAAAGAGATATGCAAAGGCTGTATGAGATGTATAGTCGGATGTCCTCAAAATGCAATATTACTATCAGAAGAAATGAACAACGCAGGATATCAGTTTGCATATTATAGTGGAAATGGATGTACAGGATGTAAAGACTGTTACTTTACATGCCCTGAGCCATTAGGACTAGAAGTACATCAGGTGAAAAATATTGTTAATGATTCAGTAGCAAAAATGATTAAAGCTAAGGTAGCTAATCAAGGGGGAAACTAA